The Phycisphaerales bacterium genome includes a region encoding these proteins:
- a CDS encoding CotH kinase family protein, whose translation MRSTWIPGALLLQTFSGWVVGALVLVAGAPPGWGQGTAGARSDGVVRLNEVMASNGVTIADEDGEYSDWIELVNIGSEPLALGGFGLSDNLGQPFRWVFPEVWIAPGEFLLVWASGKNRAVAGMPLHTNFSISQAGEAIVLTAPDGSRVDELGPRAIPRDVSVGRQPDGVGAWLYFYDPTPGASNVGQGFAALLDPPDFSHAGGWHPAAFELHLATADPAAMILYTLDGSEPDPLNLAGSGPEYQVDYFFPGVSSQHVLVPRRNHTFTYTGPISILPASLLANDLSEIITTYRNAPSYWWRRPSTQGFRGTVVRARICKDGYCGSTTTHTYLIHPLGSARYTLPVVALSTNPEHFFGYAQGFYVEGTHYFAGGGTEFLWAAHGNYFQDWEKPAHVELYEADGTHAFSQNLGLKIHGGGGRTIPDKSFRVYARNAYDASDTVHYEFFPGATKPGSAEPVNEFRRFLLRTAGNVRNHLRDVPAHLVMAPLQVGTQRSRPLIQFVNGEYWGITYARDRFDEYHLAHHYNLDPENVIVLDAPWGIIDASKVEAGLPTDIVHYNHLYQFAVQQDLGVPTNYEYVTTLLDIDSYIDFNVAFIFMNNYDWYGSKHFRYWRVRETSPAPYQDGRWRILVWDFDTSPYVPTYDLLRNALHPTGGGDNLAFGSASRTALLRALLTNPSFRQRFINRFADHMNTTFQPARITAIVQEQYALLAPELLEYRQRWRRDATTLDTVTQWVDFAENRAFHQRDHLRTHLNVGADVTVTVDVSNPAHGHVRVNTVEIVPTTAGVGAQPYPWTGVYFEAVPIELTALPAPDHVFAGWEGLPPGTPASVTLSVTEPLSVVALFEPTTPRALVHYWNFNHVPTLLDPTHTVGGAHFTINPGPLTVVLDGNGNGFWGENARQGDAPGTHLRVNNPLGATVTFALPTTGYEDIIVQYETRRSGQGAGRQQVSYTTNGVDYLPLVELVVQDDDPILYAFDLTGVAAVAENPDFALRILFEQGAGSTVGNNRFDNLTLDGRPTGSLNAPPLIVAVPPLQEVVEAANPVLINLADVFSDPDVDPLTYGFQVARPWVASATVVGSILTLTPLVRGDTHITITADDGHNPAVATSFRVLVYPEAHLLATGAYEFGAWDPDMPEYAYPAHMLFLQSDRTDPVLNTPLLFPYYIPHDDYHDDDLGTLGFPYNNTRRTRLNGLGPAGISFINTGFDRDLGGALLAVNTVGLEEVPVEWVVGTVLRNSRLYALRLQYRVGSTGPFVDVLANGQPVEYLAGADGDVQGSGPVTLPGAALDQPYVQLLWRYYHVSGSSGPRAELRLDDLRVGLSAPPGLGDFNGDGVIDFADFEIFVIYMSGPDVLYDPQNLPPEGPLVPDADGYLACDFDRDGDVDKHDLAIFKRQMVP comes from the coding sequence ATGCGATCCACTTGGATACCAGGGGCACTTCTGCTGCAGACATTTTCCGGATGGGTGGTCGGCGCGCTCGTGCTGGTTGCGGGGGCGCCGCCGGGTTGGGGGCAGGGTACCGCCGGGGCCCGGTCCGATGGCGTGGTGCGGCTCAACGAAGTGATGGCTTCGAACGGTGTGACGATTGCGGATGAGGATGGGGAGTACTCCGACTGGATCGAGTTGGTCAACATCGGCAGTGAGCCGCTGGCACTGGGAGGATTTGGTCTGTCCGACAATCTCGGACAGCCCTTTCGCTGGGTGTTCCCCGAGGTATGGATCGCGCCCGGAGAATTCCTGCTGGTTTGGGCATCGGGCAAGAATCGCGCCGTAGCCGGCATGCCGTTGCACACGAACTTTTCGATCTCACAGGCCGGTGAGGCGATCGTGCTGACGGCCCCCGATGGCAGCCGCGTGGATGAGCTGGGTCCGCGGGCGATTCCTCGGGACGTGTCCGTTGGCCGGCAACCCGACGGTGTGGGGGCCTGGCTCTACTTCTACGATCCGACACCGGGCGCAAGCAATGTCGGACAGGGATTTGCGGCCTTGCTGGACCCGCCGGACTTCTCGCACGCCGGTGGCTGGCACCCGGCCGCATTCGAACTGCACCTGGCTACCGCCGATCCCGCTGCGATGATCCTCTACACGTTGGACGGCTCTGAACCGGACCCGCTCAACCTCGCAGGCAGTGGGCCGGAGTATCAGGTGGACTATTTCTTCCCGGGGGTCTCGTCGCAGCATGTACTGGTGCCGCGCCGCAACCACACCTTCACGTACACCGGGCCGATCTCGATTCTGCCGGCATCACTGCTGGCCAACGACCTTTCGGAAATCATCACAACTTATCGCAACGCACCCAGCTACTGGTGGCGACGGCCTTCAACCCAGGGCTTCCGCGGTACGGTCGTGCGGGCCCGCATCTGCAAGGATGGTTATTGCGGCAGCACAACGACGCACACCTACCTGATTCACCCGCTGGGCAGCGCCCGCTACACGCTACCGGTGGTGGCGCTTAGCACGAACCCGGAGCACTTCTTCGGTTATGCGCAGGGCTTCTATGTCGAGGGGACCCATTATTTTGCCGGTGGCGGGACGGAGTTCCTGTGGGCTGCCCACGGAAACTACTTCCAGGACTGGGAGAAGCCCGCCCATGTCGAACTGTATGAAGCCGACGGCACGCACGCCTTCTCACAGAACCTGGGGCTCAAGATCCACGGCGGCGGGGGGCGCACCATCCCTGACAAGTCTTTCCGCGTGTATGCCCGCAACGCCTACGATGCCAGCGATACCGTTCACTACGAGTTCTTCCCGGGTGCCACGAAACCGGGCAGTGCTGAACCCGTCAACGAGTTTCGCCGCTTTCTGCTGCGAACCGCCGGGAATGTCCGCAATCACCTGCGGGATGTACCGGCGCACCTTGTCATGGCGCCGCTGCAGGTCGGAACGCAGCGCAGCCGTCCCCTGATTCAGTTCGTGAATGGCGAGTACTGGGGGATCACGTACGCCCGCGACCGCTTCGACGAGTATCACCTCGCGCACCACTACAACCTCGACCCCGAGAACGTGATCGTCCTTGACGCGCCGTGGGGCATCATCGACGCAAGCAAGGTCGAGGCCGGACTGCCGACAGACATTGTCCACTACAACCACCTGTACCAGTTTGCGGTGCAGCAGGATCTGGGCGTTCCGACGAATTACGAATATGTGACCACCTTGCTCGACATCGACAGCTACATCGACTTCAACGTAGCTTTCATCTTCATGAACAACTACGACTGGTACGGCAGCAAGCACTTCCGCTACTGGCGTGTGCGTGAAACGTCGCCGGCGCCGTACCAGGACGGCCGTTGGCGCATCCTCGTGTGGGACTTCGACACTTCACCCTATGTGCCGACCTACGACTTGCTGCGCAATGCGCTGCACCCCACCGGTGGCGGAGACAACCTGGCGTTCGGATCGGCGTCCCGGACCGCTCTCTTGCGCGCCCTGCTGACGAATCCGAGCTTCCGACAACGCTTCATCAACCGCTTCGCCGACCACATGAACACCACGTTCCAGCCCGCTCGCATCACCGCCATCGTGCAGGAACAGTACGCACTGCTCGCGCCCGAACTGCTCGAGTACCGCCAGCGCTGGCGACGTGATGCCACCACCCTCGACACGGTCACGCAGTGGGTGGATTTCGCGGAGAATCGCGCGTTCCACCAGCGGGACCATCTGCGCACGCACCTCAACGTCGGCGCCGATGTAACCGTTACGGTGGACGTCTCGAATCCTGCGCACGGCCATGTCCGTGTCAACACGGTGGAAATCGTCCCGACAACCGCTGGTGTGGGTGCCCAGCCGTACCCCTGGACCGGGGTGTACTTCGAAGCTGTCCCGATCGAGCTCACAGCTCTGCCTGCGCCGGACCATGTTTTCGCAGGTTGGGAAGGGTTGCCGCCCGGCACCCCGGCCAGTGTCACGCTGAGTGTCACGGAACCCCTTAGCGTGGTAGCCCTGTTCGAGCCGACCACTCCGCGCGCCCTGGTCCATTACTGGAATTTCAACCATGTGCCGACACTGCTCGATCCCACGCATACCGTCGGCGGGGCGCATTTTACGATCAACCCGGGGCCGCTCACCGTCGTCCTCGACGGGAACGGCAACGGTTTCTGGGGCGAGAACGCGCGCCAGGGCGACGCGCCGGGCACACACCTGCGAGTGAACAATCCGCTGGGTGCGACCGTGACCTTCGCGCTCCCGACCACGGGATATGAGGACATCATCGTGCAGTATGAAACGCGCCGCTCCGGGCAGGGGGCCGGGCGGCAGCAGGTCTCCTACACCACGAACGGGGTGGACTACCTCCCGCTCGTCGAGCTGGTCGTGCAGGATGATGACCCCATCCTGTACGCCTTCGACTTGACCGGTGTCGCGGCCGTGGCTGAGAATCCGGACTTCGCCCTGCGCATCCTGTTCGAGCAGGGCGCCGGGAGCACCGTCGGCAACAATCGGTTTGATAACCTGACCCTCGACGGACGCCCGACCGGTAGTCTGAATGCGCCCCCGCTGATTGTCGCGGTGCCGCCGTTGCAAGAAGTCGTCGAGGCGGCCAACCCCGTGCTGATCAACCTCGCAGACGTTTTCAGTGACCCCGATGTGGATCCGCTGACCTACGGTTTCCAGGTGGCGCGACCCTGGGTCGCGAGTGCTACCGTGGTCGGCAGCATCCTCACCCTCACGCCCCTGGTGCGTGGCGACACGCACATCACCATCACCGCGGATGATGGTCACAATCCGGCCGTCGCCACGAGTTTCCGGGTGCTGGTCTATCCGGAAGCACATTTGCTCGCCACGGGTGCGTACGAATTCGGGGCGTGGGACCCCGACATGCCCGAGTATGCCTATCCCGCGCACATGCTCTTTCTACAGAGCGACCGCACCGATCCGGTGTTGAACACACCCTTGCTATTTCCGTATTACATTCCACATGATGACTATCATGATGATGACCTCGGCACCCTCGGATTCCCCTACAACAACACCCGGCGAACCCGGCTGAATGGACTGGGCCCGGCGGGCATCTCGTTCATCAATACCGGGTTCGACCGCGACCTCGGTGGTGCCTTGCTCGCGGTGAATACGGTCGGGCTGGAGGAAGTGCCGGTCGAATGGGTGGTGGGTACCGTATTGCGTAATTCGCGGCTCTATGCACTGCGGTTGCAGTACCGCGTGGGGAGCACGGGACCCTTTGTGGACGTGCTCGCAAACGGCCAACCGGTCGAGTACCTGGCCGGTGCCGACGGCGATGTTCAGGGCAGCGGACCGGTGACTTTGCCGGGCGCGGCACTCGATCAGCCGTACGTGCAGCTCCTGTGGCGCTACTACCACGTCTCGGGAAGCAGCGGCCCCCGGGCGGAGTTACGATTGGACGATCTCCGAGTCGGGCTCTCGGCACCACCCGGGCTGGGCGATTTCAACGGGGACGGTGTCATCGACTTTGCGGATTTCGAGATCTTTGTGATTTACATGTCAGGACCGGATGTACTCTACGATCCGCAG